DNA sequence from the Tissierellales bacterium genome:
GTTCTTTTAGCGTTTTTGTAAGATCACCTTGAGAAGTTTTATCGTCATCTGCATGAGACTCTAAGTCCAAAAGAGGTAAATCTTCATATTTTAGAAAACCATCATCTGAAAGAACAACTAATCGTTCTATTATGTTTTTAAGTTCACGTATATTACCAGGATAACTATAACTGAGTAGAAGTTTTTTGAC
Encoded proteins:
- a CDS encoding AAA family ATPase, which produces VKKLLLSYSYPGNIRELKNIIERLVVLSDDGFLKYEDLPLLDLESHADDDKTSQGDLTKTLKELRTETEIAHIKEVLASTGQNITHAAEILGISRRQLSNKINEYGLNDR